The Maridesulfovibrio hydrothermalis AM13 = DSM 14728 DNA window AAGACGCTGAAGGACGAATTCTGGTAACTCTGTTCTCCAGCCATATTCAGCGTATGCAGGAAATTTTCGACCTTGCAGAAGAGACAGGCAGAAAAGTAGGAATCAGCGGAAAATCACTCGCCCGAAACATCGACCTTGCCCGTGATATGGGCAAACTTCGCGTTCCATCACGAAACATAATCGAAACCGATGAACTGCCTGATTACCGGGATGACGAGATAGTACTGCTGGTTACCGGATCACAGGGCGAATCACTGGCTTCCCTTTCCAGACTTTCTACCGGTGAACATCGCCAGCTGAATATCAAAGAAGGCGACCTTGTACTAATGTCTTCACGCTTCATTCCGGGCAACACCAAAGCGATCACAAAAGTCATCAACAGGCTCTACAAGCTCGGGGCGGAAGTCCTTTATGAAAAAGCACAGGGAATTCATGCCTCCGGTCATGCTCATAAAGAAGAACTGCGCACCATGCTTGAAACAGTAAAACCCAAATATTTTATTCCTGTTCATGGAGAATACAGACATCTTATCAAGCATTCACGCCTGGCTGTTGAAACAGGTGTGGCCCCTGAGCGAGCCTTAGTCATTGAAGACGGCGAGCCGGTCACTTTTCTTCTGCACGGTATCCGTTTTGAAGAAAATATCCCTGTTCAGTGCACTCTGGTAGACGGAAAAGGTGTCGGCGATGTGGGACAGACTGTACTCAAAGAACGTCAATTGCTCGCCGGCGAAGGACTTGTCATTGTCGCCATGGTTGTAGATGTAAACACAGGGGAAATCCTGCGCGGACCTGAAGTGACGTCTAAAGGATTTGTTTTTGAACAGCACTACTCGCACCTGCTGGAAGATGCTAAGTGTATCGTTCTTGATGTTTTTGAAAACATTCCTCCAGGACAGACCGGAAAGCTCAAAGAGAGAATTCGTTCAGCACTGCGCAGATTTTTCCGCAAGGTGCTCGGGCGCGATCCGGTTGTAATCCCTCTTGTTATCTCCCTGACCGGCAACGAGCAAAAGGATCAGGACTCCAAATGTGACAGGTGTGAATTATAATTTATGCAAATCTATATTGAGACAATGACTCTTTATGATATAGATTGTTCTGCGATCTAAAAACAGCTCGGGGGTATAAATGAAAGTATTCAGAATCAAACATGGTGAAAATGTTTTTTATGCCACTCTGGAAGATGATCATTTTAAAAGCCTCATTGCCGGACAAGCCGGTAATAAGCCCATTCCGCTCGCACAATGCACCATACTCCCGGTTGTTGTGCCTTCGAAAA harbors:
- a CDS encoding ribonuclease J, encoding MSEPQLTVCPLGGLGEIGLNCMLLSTAESLVIIDCGLLFPDDALFGVDIAIPRFDHILSQKDRLKAIFLTHGHEDHIGALPWLLPYVDVPVYGSQFTLGLVENKVREHNLEGYVDLREVKAYDRVDLGDMAFNFFPVCHSIIDGFGLGIETPVGRVVHTGDFKIDRDPLDGQATDLKAFKEFSEQGVTLLFSDSTNVEQEGFALTEREIKGSMRSLFEDAEGRILVTLFSSHIQRMQEIFDLAEETGRKVGISGKSLARNIDLARDMGKLRVPSRNIIETDELPDYRDDEIVLLVTGSQGESLASLSRLSTGEHRQLNIKEGDLVLMSSRFIPGNTKAITKVINRLYKLGAEVLYEKAQGIHASGHAHKEELRTMLETVKPKYFIPVHGEYRHLIKHSRLAVETGVAPERALVIEDGEPVTFLLHGIRFEENIPVQCTLVDGKGVGDVGQTVLKERQLLAGEGLVIVAMVVDVNTGEILRGPEVTSKGFVFEQHYSHLLEDAKCIVLDVFENIPPGQTGKLKERIRSALRRFFRKVLGRDPVVIPLVISLTGNEQKDQDSKCDRCEL